In Cyclopterus lumpus isolate fCycLum1 chromosome 17, fCycLum1.pri, whole genome shotgun sequence, a genomic segment contains:
- the LOC117746488 gene encoding AP-1 complex subunit mu-1 isoform X1 yields MSASAVYVLDLKGKVLVCRNYRGDVDMSEIEHFMTLLMDKEEEGTLSPILAHGGVRFMWIKHNNLYLVATSKKNASVSLVFSFLYKIVQVFSEYFKELEEESIRDNFVIIYELMDELMDFGYPQTTDSKILQEYITQEGHKLDTGAPRPPATVTNAVSWRSEGIKYRKNEVFLDVIESVNLLVSANGNVLRSEIVGSIKMRVFLSGMPELRLGLNDKVLFENTGRGGKSKSVELEDVKFHQCVRLSRFENDRTISFIPPDGEFELMSYRLNTHVKPLIWIESVIEKHSHSRIEYMIKAKSQFKRRSTANNVEIHIPVPTDADSPKFKTTVGSVKWVPENSEIVWSIKSFPGGKEYLMRAHFGLPSVEAEDKEGKPPISVKFEIPYFTTSGIQVRYLKIIEKSGYQALPWVRYITQNGDYQLRTQ; encoded by the exons ATGTCTGCGAGTGCGGTGTATGTCTTGGATTTAAAAGGAAAG GTCCTCGTGTGCCGAAATTACCGAGGAGATGTGGACATGTCAGAGATTGAGCACTTCATGACCCTTCTGatggacaaagaggaggaggggacccTCTCTCCAATTCTGGCCCACGGGGGAGTTCGTTTCATGTGGATCAAACACAATAACCTCTACT TGGTTGCAACATCCAAGAAAAATGCTAGCGTCTCGCtggtcttctccttcttgtatAAAATTGTCCAG gtttTTTCAGAGTATTTCAAAGAATTGGAGGAAGAGAGCATCAGAGATAACTTTGTCATCATATACGAGCTGATGGATGAGCTTATGGATTTTGGCTATCCCCAGACTACTGACAGCAAAATTCTGCAGGA ATACATAACGCAGGAGGGGCACAAGCTAGACACTGGCGCCCCGCGACCCCCCGCCACAGTCACCAATGctgtctcctggaggtcagAGGGCATCAAGTACAGGAAGAATGAGGTCTTCCTGGACGTCATTGAGTCAGTCAACCTCCTG GTTAGTGCCAATGGTAATGTTCTACGTAGTGAGATCGTTGGCTCCATTAAGATGCGTGTCTTCCTGTCTGGAATGCCTGAGTTACGGCTGGGCCTGAACGACAAGGTTCTGTTTGAAAACACTGGAA GAGGAGGAAAGAGTAAATCTGTAGAGTTGGAAGATGTGAAGTTTCACcagtgtgtccgtctgtctcgtTTTGAGAATGACCGCACCATCTCCTTCATTCCTCCCGATGGAGAGTTTGAGCTCATGTCCTACCGTCTCAACACTCAC gTGAAGCCCTTGATCTGGATTGAATCTGTCATCGAGAAGCACTCCCATAGTCGGATCGAGTACATGATCAAG GCGAAGAGTCAGTTCAAAAGGCGCTCCACAGCCAACAACGTGGAGATCCACATTCCTGTGCCAACGGATGCTGACTCACCCAAATTCAAGACCACGGTGGGCAGCGTGAAGTGGGTGCCCGAGAACAGCGAGATCGTCTGGTCAATCAAGTCCTTCCCT GGTGGAAAGGAGTATTTGATGCGCGCCCACTTTGGTCTACCGAGTGTGGAGGCTGAAGACAAGGAGGGGAAGCCACCAATTAGTGTCAAGTTTGAGATCCCATACTTCACCACCTCAGGCATCcag
- the LOC117746488 gene encoding AP-1 complex subunit mu-1 isoform X4: MLASRWSSPSCIKLSRFFSEYFKELEEESIRDNFVIIYELMDELMDFGYPQTTDSKILQEYITQEGHKLDTGAPRPPATVTNAVSWRSEGIKYRKNEVFLDVIESVNLLVSANGNVLRSEIVGSIKMRVFLSGMPELRLGLNDKVLFENTGRGGKSKSVELEDVKFHQCVRLSRFENDRTISFIPPDGEFELMSYRLNTHVKPLIWIESVIEKHSHSRIEYMIKAKSQFKRRSTANNVEIHIPVPTDADSPKFKTTVGSVKWVPENSEIVWSIKSFPGGKEYLMRAHFGLPSVEAEDKEGKPPISVKFEIPYFTTSGIQVRYLKIIEKSGYQALPWVRYITQNGDYQLRTQ, encoded by the exons ATGCTAGCGTCTCGCtggtcttctccttcttgtatAAAATTGTCCAGGT tttTTTCAGAGTATTTCAAAGAATTGGAGGAAGAGAGCATCAGAGATAACTTTGTCATCATATACGAGCTGATGGATGAGCTTATGGATTTTGGCTATCCCCAGACTACTGACAGCAAAATTCTGCAGGA ATACATAACGCAGGAGGGGCACAAGCTAGACACTGGCGCCCCGCGACCCCCCGCCACAGTCACCAATGctgtctcctggaggtcagAGGGCATCAAGTACAGGAAGAATGAGGTCTTCCTGGACGTCATTGAGTCAGTCAACCTCCTG GTTAGTGCCAATGGTAATGTTCTACGTAGTGAGATCGTTGGCTCCATTAAGATGCGTGTCTTCCTGTCTGGAATGCCTGAGTTACGGCTGGGCCTGAACGACAAGGTTCTGTTTGAAAACACTGGAA GAGGAGGAAAGAGTAAATCTGTAGAGTTGGAAGATGTGAAGTTTCACcagtgtgtccgtctgtctcgtTTTGAGAATGACCGCACCATCTCCTTCATTCCTCCCGATGGAGAGTTTGAGCTCATGTCCTACCGTCTCAACACTCAC gTGAAGCCCTTGATCTGGATTGAATCTGTCATCGAGAAGCACTCCCATAGTCGGATCGAGTACATGATCAAG GCGAAGAGTCAGTTCAAAAGGCGCTCCACAGCCAACAACGTGGAGATCCACATTCCTGTGCCAACGGATGCTGACTCACCCAAATTCAAGACCACGGTGGGCAGCGTGAAGTGGGTGCCCGAGAACAGCGAGATCGTCTGGTCAATCAAGTCCTTCCCT GGTGGAAAGGAGTATTTGATGCGCGCCCACTTTGGTCTACCGAGTGTGGAGGCTGAAGACAAGGAGGGGAAGCCACCAATTAGTGTCAAGTTTGAGATCCCATACTTCACCACCTCAGGCATCcag
- the LOC117746488 gene encoding AP-1 complex subunit mu-1 isoform X2 — MSASAVYVLDLKGKVLVCRNYRGDVDMSEIEHFMTLLMDKEEEGTLSPILAHGGVRFMWIKHNNLYLVATSKKNASVSLVFSFLYKIVQVFSEYFKELEEESIRDNFVIIYELMDELMDFGYPQTTDSKILQEYITQEGHKLDTGAPRPPATVTNAVSWRSEGIKYRKNEVFLDVIESVNLLVSANGNVLRSEIVGSIKMRVFLSGMPELRLGLNDKVLFENTGRGKSKSVELEDVKFHQCVRLSRFENDRTISFIPPDGEFELMSYRLNTHVKPLIWIESVIEKHSHSRIEYMIKAKSQFKRRSTANNVEIHIPVPTDADSPKFKTTVGSVKWVPENSEIVWSIKSFPGGKEYLMRAHFGLPSVEAEDKEGKPPISVKFEIPYFTTSGIQVRYLKIIEKSGYQALPWVRYITQNGDYQLRTQ; from the exons ATGTCTGCGAGTGCGGTGTATGTCTTGGATTTAAAAGGAAAG GTCCTCGTGTGCCGAAATTACCGAGGAGATGTGGACATGTCAGAGATTGAGCACTTCATGACCCTTCTGatggacaaagaggaggaggggacccTCTCTCCAATTCTGGCCCACGGGGGAGTTCGTTTCATGTGGATCAAACACAATAACCTCTACT TGGTTGCAACATCCAAGAAAAATGCTAGCGTCTCGCtggtcttctccttcttgtatAAAATTGTCCAG gtttTTTCAGAGTATTTCAAAGAATTGGAGGAAGAGAGCATCAGAGATAACTTTGTCATCATATACGAGCTGATGGATGAGCTTATGGATTTTGGCTATCCCCAGACTACTGACAGCAAAATTCTGCAGGA ATACATAACGCAGGAGGGGCACAAGCTAGACACTGGCGCCCCGCGACCCCCCGCCACAGTCACCAATGctgtctcctggaggtcagAGGGCATCAAGTACAGGAAGAATGAGGTCTTCCTGGACGTCATTGAGTCAGTCAACCTCCTG GTTAGTGCCAATGGTAATGTTCTACGTAGTGAGATCGTTGGCTCCATTAAGATGCGTGTCTTCCTGTCTGGAATGCCTGAGTTACGGCTGGGCCTGAACGACAAGGTTCTGTTTGAAAACACTGGAA GAGGAAAGAGTAAATCTGTAGAGTTGGAAGATGTGAAGTTTCACcagtgtgtccgtctgtctcgtTTTGAGAATGACCGCACCATCTCCTTCATTCCTCCCGATGGAGAGTTTGAGCTCATGTCCTACCGTCTCAACACTCAC gTGAAGCCCTTGATCTGGATTGAATCTGTCATCGAGAAGCACTCCCATAGTCGGATCGAGTACATGATCAAG GCGAAGAGTCAGTTCAAAAGGCGCTCCACAGCCAACAACGTGGAGATCCACATTCCTGTGCCAACGGATGCTGACTCACCCAAATTCAAGACCACGGTGGGCAGCGTGAAGTGGGTGCCCGAGAACAGCGAGATCGTCTGGTCAATCAAGTCCTTCCCT GGTGGAAAGGAGTATTTGATGCGCGCCCACTTTGGTCTACCGAGTGTGGAGGCTGAAGACAAGGAGGGGAAGCCACCAATTAGTGTCAAGTTTGAGATCCCATACTTCACCACCTCAGGCATCcag
- the LOC117746488 gene encoding AP-1 complex subunit mu-1 isoform X3, with translation MSASAVYVLDLKGKVLVCRNYRGDVDMSEIEHFMTLLMDKEEEGTLSPILAHGGVRFMWIKHNNLYLVATSKKNASVSLVFSFLYKIVQVFSEYFKELEEESIRDNFVIIYELMDELMDFGYPQTTDSKILQEYITQEGHKLDTGAPRPPATVTNAVSWRSEGIKYRKNEVFLDVIESVNLLVSANGNVLRSEIVGSIKMRVFLSGMPELRLGLNDKVLFENTGRKSKSVELEDVKFHQCVRLSRFENDRTISFIPPDGEFELMSYRLNTHVKPLIWIESVIEKHSHSRIEYMIKAKSQFKRRSTANNVEIHIPVPTDADSPKFKTTVGSVKWVPENSEIVWSIKSFPGGKEYLMRAHFGLPSVEAEDKEGKPPISVKFEIPYFTTSGIQVRYLKIIEKSGYQALPWVRYITQNGDYQLRTQ, from the exons ATGTCTGCGAGTGCGGTGTATGTCTTGGATTTAAAAGGAAAG GTCCTCGTGTGCCGAAATTACCGAGGAGATGTGGACATGTCAGAGATTGAGCACTTCATGACCCTTCTGatggacaaagaggaggaggggacccTCTCTCCAATTCTGGCCCACGGGGGAGTTCGTTTCATGTGGATCAAACACAATAACCTCTACT TGGTTGCAACATCCAAGAAAAATGCTAGCGTCTCGCtggtcttctccttcttgtatAAAATTGTCCAG gtttTTTCAGAGTATTTCAAAGAATTGGAGGAAGAGAGCATCAGAGATAACTTTGTCATCATATACGAGCTGATGGATGAGCTTATGGATTTTGGCTATCCCCAGACTACTGACAGCAAAATTCTGCAGGA ATACATAACGCAGGAGGGGCACAAGCTAGACACTGGCGCCCCGCGACCCCCCGCCACAGTCACCAATGctgtctcctggaggtcagAGGGCATCAAGTACAGGAAGAATGAGGTCTTCCTGGACGTCATTGAGTCAGTCAACCTCCTG GTTAGTGCCAATGGTAATGTTCTACGTAGTGAGATCGTTGGCTCCATTAAGATGCGTGTCTTCCTGTCTGGAATGCCTGAGTTACGGCTGGGCCTGAACGACAAGGTTCTGTTTGAAAACACTGGAA GAAAGAGTAAATCTGTAGAGTTGGAAGATGTGAAGTTTCACcagtgtgtccgtctgtctcgtTTTGAGAATGACCGCACCATCTCCTTCATTCCTCCCGATGGAGAGTTTGAGCTCATGTCCTACCGTCTCAACACTCAC gTGAAGCCCTTGATCTGGATTGAATCTGTCATCGAGAAGCACTCCCATAGTCGGATCGAGTACATGATCAAG GCGAAGAGTCAGTTCAAAAGGCGCTCCACAGCCAACAACGTGGAGATCCACATTCCTGTGCCAACGGATGCTGACTCACCCAAATTCAAGACCACGGTGGGCAGCGTGAAGTGGGTGCCCGAGAACAGCGAGATCGTCTGGTCAATCAAGTCCTTCCCT GGTGGAAAGGAGTATTTGATGCGCGCCCACTTTGGTCTACCGAGTGTGGAGGCTGAAGACAAGGAGGGGAAGCCACCAATTAGTGTCAAGTTTGAGATCCCATACTTCACCACCTCAGGCATCcag